A stretch of Panthera tigris isolate Pti1 chromosome E2, P.tigris_Pti1_mat1.1, whole genome shotgun sequence DNA encodes these proteins:
- the RANBP10 gene encoding ran-binding protein 10 isoform X4, with the protein MGIGLSAQGVNMNRLPGKKEVRSLKCLGFTMELVLEMEREEKFEGWDKHSYGYHGDDGHSFCSSGTGQPYGPTFTTGDVIGCCVNLINSTCFYTKNGHSLGIAFTDLPANLYPTVGLQTPGEIVDANFGQQPFLFDIEDYMREWRAKVQGTVHCFPISARLGEWQAVLQNMVSSYLVHHGYCATATAFARMTETPIQEEQASIKNRQKIQKLVLEGRVGEAIETTQRFYPGLLEHNPNLLFMLKCRQFVEMVNGTDSEVRSLSSRSPKSQDSYPGSPSLSPRHGPSSSHMHNTGADSPSCSNGVASTKSKQNHSKYPAPSSSSSSSSSSSSSSPSSVNYSESNSTDSTKSQPHSSTSNQETSDSEMEMEAEHYPNGVLESVSTHIVNGAYKHEDLQTDESSMDDGHPRRQLCGGNQAATERIILFGRELQALSEQLGREYGKNLAHTEMLQDAFSLLAYSDPWSCPVGQQLDPIQREPVCAALNSAILESQNLPKQPPLMLALGQASECLRLMARAGLGSCSFARVDDYLH; encoded by the exons ATGGGAATAGGACTCTCAGCTCAAGGCGTCAACATGAACAGACTTCCTG GGAAGAAGGAAGTACGAAGTCTGAAGTGCCTAGGATTCACCATGGAACTGGTATTAGaaatggagagggaagagaaattcGAGG GTTGGGATAAACATTCCTATGGTTACCACGGCGATGATGGGCATTCGTTCTGCTCCTCTGGGACTGGCCAGCCCTACGGTCCCACATTCACCACAGGAGACGTGATTGGCTGCTGTGTCAACCTCATCAACAGCACCTGCTTCTACACCAAGAATGGCCACAGCCTTG GTATAGCCTTCACAGACCTCCCG GCCAACCTCTACCCCACCGTAGGCCTGCAGACACCTGGGGAGATTGTGGACGCCAACTTTGGGCAGCAGCCCTTCCTGTTTGACATTGAGGACTACATGCGGGAGTGGCGTGCCAAGGTCCAAGGCACTGTCCATTGCTTCCCCATCAGTGCCCGGCTTGGAGAGTGGCAGGCGGTGCTGCAGAA cATGGTCTCATCTTACCTGGTGCATCATGGGTATTGTGCCACGGCCACAGCTTTTGCCCGAATGACTGAAACCCCGATTCAGGAAGAACAAGCATCCATAAAGAACAGACAAA AGATCCAGAAGCTGGTGCTGGAGGGCCGTGTGGGTGAGGCCATTGAGACCACGCAACGCTTCTATCCAGGACTGCTGGAGCATAACCCTAACCTGCTCTTCATGCTCAA GTGCCGACAATTTGTGGAGATGGTGAATGGGACTGACAGTGAGGTCCGCAGCTTGAGCTCCCGAAGCCCCAAGTCCCAGGACAGCTACCCTGgctcccccagcctcagcccccgACACGGCCCTAGTAGTTCCCACATGCACAACACAG GAGCAGACAGTCCCAGCTGCAGCAATGGCGTCGCATCCACGAAGAGCAAACAGAACCACAGTAAATACCCTGcacccagctcctcctcctcctcctcatcctcctcgtCTTCCTCATCCCCATCCTCCGTCAATTACTCCGAGTCCAACTCAACAGATTCCACCAAGTCCCAGCCCCACAGCAGCACCAGTAACCAGGAGACCAG TGACAGTGAGATGGAGATGGAAGCAGAGCATTACCCCAATGGTGTGCTGGAGAGTGTGTCCACACACATTGTCAATGGCGCCTACAAGCATGAGGACCTGCAGACAGATGAGTCCAGCATGG ATGATGGGCATCCTCGGCGGCAGCTCTGTGGGGGCAACCAGGCTGCCACAGAAAGGATTATCCTGTTTGGTCGCGAGTTGCAAGCACTGAGTGAGCAGCTGGGCCGGGAGTATGGCAAGAATTTGGCTCACACGGAGATGCTGCAG GATGCATTTAGCCTGCTGGCGTACTCAGATCCCTGGAGCTGCCCAGTTGGCCAGCAGCTTGACCCCATCCAGAGGGAGCCTGTGTGTGCTGCCCTCAACAGCGCCATTTTAG AGTCTCAGAACCTGCCAAAGCAGCCCCCTCTGATGCTCGCCCTGGGTCAGGCATCTGAATGTCTACGGCTCATGGCCAGAGCGGGCCTGGGATCTTGCTCCTTTGCCAGAGTCGACGACTACTTGCACTAG
- the RANBP10 gene encoding ran-binding protein 10 isoform X3: MNGIKSVYHIGYMGIGLSAQGVNMNRLPGKKEVRSLKCLGFTMELVLEMEREEKFEGWDKHSYGYHGDDGHSFCSSGTGQPYGPTFTTGDVIGCCVNLINSTCFYTKNGHSLGIAFTDLPANLYPTVGLQTPGEIVDANFGQQPFLFDIEDYMREWRAKVQGTVHCFPISARLGEWQAVLQNMVSSYLVHHGYCATATAFARMTETPIQEEQASIKNRQKIQKLVLEGRVGEAIETTQRFYPGLLEHNPNLLFMLKCRQFVEMVNGTDSEVRSLSSRSPKSQDSYPGSPSLSPRHGPSSSHMHNTGADSPSCSNGVASTKSKQNHSKYPAPSSSSSSSSSSSSSSPSSVNYSESNSTDSTKSQPHSSTSNQETSDSEMEMEAEHYPNGVLESVSTHIVNGAYKHEDLQTDESSMDDGHPRRQLCGGNQAATERIILFGRELQALSEQLGREYGKNLAHTEMLQDAFSLLAYSDPWSCPVGQQLDPIQREPVCAALNSAILESQNLPKQPPLMLALGQASECLRLMARAGLGSCSFARVDDYLH; this comes from the exons GTACATGGGAATAGGACTCTCAGCTCAAGGCGTCAACATGAACAGACTTCCTG GGAAGAAGGAAGTACGAAGTCTGAAGTGCCTAGGATTCACCATGGAACTGGTATTAGaaatggagagggaagagaaattcGAGG GTTGGGATAAACATTCCTATGGTTACCACGGCGATGATGGGCATTCGTTCTGCTCCTCTGGGACTGGCCAGCCCTACGGTCCCACATTCACCACAGGAGACGTGATTGGCTGCTGTGTCAACCTCATCAACAGCACCTGCTTCTACACCAAGAATGGCCACAGCCTTG GTATAGCCTTCACAGACCTCCCG GCCAACCTCTACCCCACCGTAGGCCTGCAGACACCTGGGGAGATTGTGGACGCCAACTTTGGGCAGCAGCCCTTCCTGTTTGACATTGAGGACTACATGCGGGAGTGGCGTGCCAAGGTCCAAGGCACTGTCCATTGCTTCCCCATCAGTGCCCGGCTTGGAGAGTGGCAGGCGGTGCTGCAGAA cATGGTCTCATCTTACCTGGTGCATCATGGGTATTGTGCCACGGCCACAGCTTTTGCCCGAATGACTGAAACCCCGATTCAGGAAGAACAAGCATCCATAAAGAACAGACAAA AGATCCAGAAGCTGGTGCTGGAGGGCCGTGTGGGTGAGGCCATTGAGACCACGCAACGCTTCTATCCAGGACTGCTGGAGCATAACCCTAACCTGCTCTTCATGCTCAA GTGCCGACAATTTGTGGAGATGGTGAATGGGACTGACAGTGAGGTCCGCAGCTTGAGCTCCCGAAGCCCCAAGTCCCAGGACAGCTACCCTGgctcccccagcctcagcccccgACACGGCCCTAGTAGTTCCCACATGCACAACACAG GAGCAGACAGTCCCAGCTGCAGCAATGGCGTCGCATCCACGAAGAGCAAACAGAACCACAGTAAATACCCTGcacccagctcctcctcctcctcctcatcctcctcgtCTTCCTCATCCCCATCCTCCGTCAATTACTCCGAGTCCAACTCAACAGATTCCACCAAGTCCCAGCCCCACAGCAGCACCAGTAACCAGGAGACCAG TGACAGTGAGATGGAGATGGAAGCAGAGCATTACCCCAATGGTGTGCTGGAGAGTGTGTCCACACACATTGTCAATGGCGCCTACAAGCATGAGGACCTGCAGACAGATGAGTCCAGCATGG ATGATGGGCATCCTCGGCGGCAGCTCTGTGGGGGCAACCAGGCTGCCACAGAAAGGATTATCCTGTTTGGTCGCGAGTTGCAAGCACTGAGTGAGCAGCTGGGCCGGGAGTATGGCAAGAATTTGGCTCACACGGAGATGCTGCAG GATGCATTTAGCCTGCTGGCGTACTCAGATCCCTGGAGCTGCCCAGTTGGCCAGCAGCTTGACCCCATCCAGAGGGAGCCTGTGTGTGCTGCCCTCAACAGCGCCATTTTAG AGTCTCAGAACCTGCCAAAGCAGCCCCCTCTGATGCTCGCCCTGGGTCAGGCATCTGAATGTCTACGGCTCATGGCCAGAGCGGGCCTGGGATCTTGCTCCTTTGCCAGAGTCGACGACTACTTGCACTAG
- the RANBP10 gene encoding ran-binding protein 10 isoform X6 — protein sequence MGIGLSAQGVNMNRLPGWDKHSYGYHGDDGHSFCSSGTGQPYGPTFTTGDVIGCCVNLINSTCFYTKNGHSLGIAFTDLPANLYPTVGLQTPGEIVDANFGQQPFLFDIEDYMREWRAKVQGTVHCFPISARLGEWQAVLQNMVSSYLVHHGYCATATAFARMTETPIQEEQASIKNRQKIQKLVLEGRVGEAIETTQRFYPGLLEHNPNLLFMLKCRQFVEMVNGTDSEVRSLSSRSPKSQDSYPGSPSLSPRHGPSSSHMHNTGADSPSCSNGVASTKSKQNHSKYPAPSSSSSSSSSSSSSSPSSVNYSESNSTDSTKSQPHSSTSNQETSDSEMEMEAEHYPNGVLESVSTHIVNGAYKHEDLQTDESSMDDGHPRRQLCGGNQAATERIILFGRELQALSEQLGREYGKNLAHTEMLQDAFSLLAYSDPWSCPVGQQLDPIQREPVCAALNSAILESQNLPKQPPLMLALGQASECLRLMARAGLGSCSFARVDDYLH from the exons ATGGGAATAGGACTCTCAGCTCAAGGCGTCAACATGAACAGACTTCCTG GTTGGGATAAACATTCCTATGGTTACCACGGCGATGATGGGCATTCGTTCTGCTCCTCTGGGACTGGCCAGCCCTACGGTCCCACATTCACCACAGGAGACGTGATTGGCTGCTGTGTCAACCTCATCAACAGCACCTGCTTCTACACCAAGAATGGCCACAGCCTTG GTATAGCCTTCACAGACCTCCCG GCCAACCTCTACCCCACCGTAGGCCTGCAGACACCTGGGGAGATTGTGGACGCCAACTTTGGGCAGCAGCCCTTCCTGTTTGACATTGAGGACTACATGCGGGAGTGGCGTGCCAAGGTCCAAGGCACTGTCCATTGCTTCCCCATCAGTGCCCGGCTTGGAGAGTGGCAGGCGGTGCTGCAGAA cATGGTCTCATCTTACCTGGTGCATCATGGGTATTGTGCCACGGCCACAGCTTTTGCCCGAATGACTGAAACCCCGATTCAGGAAGAACAAGCATCCATAAAGAACAGACAAA AGATCCAGAAGCTGGTGCTGGAGGGCCGTGTGGGTGAGGCCATTGAGACCACGCAACGCTTCTATCCAGGACTGCTGGAGCATAACCCTAACCTGCTCTTCATGCTCAA GTGCCGACAATTTGTGGAGATGGTGAATGGGACTGACAGTGAGGTCCGCAGCTTGAGCTCCCGAAGCCCCAAGTCCCAGGACAGCTACCCTGgctcccccagcctcagcccccgACACGGCCCTAGTAGTTCCCACATGCACAACACAG GAGCAGACAGTCCCAGCTGCAGCAATGGCGTCGCATCCACGAAGAGCAAACAGAACCACAGTAAATACCCTGcacccagctcctcctcctcctcctcatcctcctcgtCTTCCTCATCCCCATCCTCCGTCAATTACTCCGAGTCCAACTCAACAGATTCCACCAAGTCCCAGCCCCACAGCAGCACCAGTAACCAGGAGACCAG TGACAGTGAGATGGAGATGGAAGCAGAGCATTACCCCAATGGTGTGCTGGAGAGTGTGTCCACACACATTGTCAATGGCGCCTACAAGCATGAGGACCTGCAGACAGATGAGTCCAGCATGG ATGATGGGCATCCTCGGCGGCAGCTCTGTGGGGGCAACCAGGCTGCCACAGAAAGGATTATCCTGTTTGGTCGCGAGTTGCAAGCACTGAGTGAGCAGCTGGGCCGGGAGTATGGCAAGAATTTGGCTCACACGGAGATGCTGCAG GATGCATTTAGCCTGCTGGCGTACTCAGATCCCTGGAGCTGCCCAGTTGGCCAGCAGCTTGACCCCATCCAGAGGGAGCCTGTGTGTGCTGCCCTCAACAGCGCCATTTTAG AGTCTCAGAACCTGCCAAAGCAGCCCCCTCTGATGCTCGCCCTGGGTCAGGCATCTGAATGTCTACGGCTCATGGCCAGAGCGGGCCTGGGATCTTGCTCCTTTGCCAGAGTCGACGACTACTTGCACTAG
- the RANBP10 gene encoding ran-binding protein 10 isoform X5: MNGIKSVYHIGYMGIGLSAQGVNMNRLPGWDKHSYGYHGDDGHSFCSSGTGQPYGPTFTTGDVIGCCVNLINSTCFYTKNGHSLGIAFTDLPANLYPTVGLQTPGEIVDANFGQQPFLFDIEDYMREWRAKVQGTVHCFPISARLGEWQAVLQNMVSSYLVHHGYCATATAFARMTETPIQEEQASIKNRQKIQKLVLEGRVGEAIETTQRFYPGLLEHNPNLLFMLKCRQFVEMVNGTDSEVRSLSSRSPKSQDSYPGSPSLSPRHGPSSSHMHNTGADSPSCSNGVASTKSKQNHSKYPAPSSSSSSSSSSSSSSPSSVNYSESNSTDSTKSQPHSSTSNQETSDSEMEMEAEHYPNGVLESVSTHIVNGAYKHEDLQTDESSMDDGHPRRQLCGGNQAATERIILFGRELQALSEQLGREYGKNLAHTEMLQDAFSLLAYSDPWSCPVGQQLDPIQREPVCAALNSAILESQNLPKQPPLMLALGQASECLRLMARAGLGSCSFARVDDYLH, translated from the exons GTACATGGGAATAGGACTCTCAGCTCAAGGCGTCAACATGAACAGACTTCCTG GTTGGGATAAACATTCCTATGGTTACCACGGCGATGATGGGCATTCGTTCTGCTCCTCTGGGACTGGCCAGCCCTACGGTCCCACATTCACCACAGGAGACGTGATTGGCTGCTGTGTCAACCTCATCAACAGCACCTGCTTCTACACCAAGAATGGCCACAGCCTTG GTATAGCCTTCACAGACCTCCCG GCCAACCTCTACCCCACCGTAGGCCTGCAGACACCTGGGGAGATTGTGGACGCCAACTTTGGGCAGCAGCCCTTCCTGTTTGACATTGAGGACTACATGCGGGAGTGGCGTGCCAAGGTCCAAGGCACTGTCCATTGCTTCCCCATCAGTGCCCGGCTTGGAGAGTGGCAGGCGGTGCTGCAGAA cATGGTCTCATCTTACCTGGTGCATCATGGGTATTGTGCCACGGCCACAGCTTTTGCCCGAATGACTGAAACCCCGATTCAGGAAGAACAAGCATCCATAAAGAACAGACAAA AGATCCAGAAGCTGGTGCTGGAGGGCCGTGTGGGTGAGGCCATTGAGACCACGCAACGCTTCTATCCAGGACTGCTGGAGCATAACCCTAACCTGCTCTTCATGCTCAA GTGCCGACAATTTGTGGAGATGGTGAATGGGACTGACAGTGAGGTCCGCAGCTTGAGCTCCCGAAGCCCCAAGTCCCAGGACAGCTACCCTGgctcccccagcctcagcccccgACACGGCCCTAGTAGTTCCCACATGCACAACACAG GAGCAGACAGTCCCAGCTGCAGCAATGGCGTCGCATCCACGAAGAGCAAACAGAACCACAGTAAATACCCTGcacccagctcctcctcctcctcctcatcctcctcgtCTTCCTCATCCCCATCCTCCGTCAATTACTCCGAGTCCAACTCAACAGATTCCACCAAGTCCCAGCCCCACAGCAGCACCAGTAACCAGGAGACCAG TGACAGTGAGATGGAGATGGAAGCAGAGCATTACCCCAATGGTGTGCTGGAGAGTGTGTCCACACACATTGTCAATGGCGCCTACAAGCATGAGGACCTGCAGACAGATGAGTCCAGCATGG ATGATGGGCATCCTCGGCGGCAGCTCTGTGGGGGCAACCAGGCTGCCACAGAAAGGATTATCCTGTTTGGTCGCGAGTTGCAAGCACTGAGTGAGCAGCTGGGCCGGGAGTATGGCAAGAATTTGGCTCACACGGAGATGCTGCAG GATGCATTTAGCCTGCTGGCGTACTCAGATCCCTGGAGCTGCCCAGTTGGCCAGCAGCTTGACCCCATCCAGAGGGAGCCTGTGTGTGCTGCCCTCAACAGCGCCATTTTAG AGTCTCAGAACCTGCCAAAGCAGCCCCCTCTGATGCTCGCCCTGGGTCAGGCATCTGAATGTCTACGGCTCATGGCCAGAGCGGGCCTGGGATCTTGCTCCTTTGCCAGAGTCGACGACTACTTGCACTAG
- the RANBP10 gene encoding ran-binding protein 10 isoform X7, translated as MREWRAKVQGTVHCFPISARLGEWQAVLQNMVSSYLVHHGYCATATAFARMTETPIQEEQASIKNRQKIQKLVLEGRVGEAIETTQRFYPGLLEHNPNLLFMLKCRQFVEMVNGTDSEVRSLSSRSPKSQDSYPGSPSLSPRHGPSSSHMHNTGADSPSCSNGVASTKSKQNHSKYPAPSSSSSSSSSSSSSSPSSVNYSESNSTDSTKSQPHSSTSNQETSDSEMEMEAEHYPNGVLESVSTHIVNGAYKHEDLQTDESSMDDGHPRRQLCGGNQAATERIILFGRELQALSEQLGREYGKNLAHTEMLQDAFSLLAYSDPWSCPVGQQLDPIQREPVCAALNSAILESQNLPKQPPLMLALGQASECLRLMARAGLGSCSFARVDDYLH; from the exons ATGCGGGAGTGGCGTGCCAAGGTCCAAGGCACTGTCCATTGCTTCCCCATCAGTGCCCGGCTTGGAGAGTGGCAGGCGGTGCTGCAGAA cATGGTCTCATCTTACCTGGTGCATCATGGGTATTGTGCCACGGCCACAGCTTTTGCCCGAATGACTGAAACCCCGATTCAGGAAGAACAAGCATCCATAAAGAACAGACAAA AGATCCAGAAGCTGGTGCTGGAGGGCCGTGTGGGTGAGGCCATTGAGACCACGCAACGCTTCTATCCAGGACTGCTGGAGCATAACCCTAACCTGCTCTTCATGCTCAA GTGCCGACAATTTGTGGAGATGGTGAATGGGACTGACAGTGAGGTCCGCAGCTTGAGCTCCCGAAGCCCCAAGTCCCAGGACAGCTACCCTGgctcccccagcctcagcccccgACACGGCCCTAGTAGTTCCCACATGCACAACACAG GAGCAGACAGTCCCAGCTGCAGCAATGGCGTCGCATCCACGAAGAGCAAACAGAACCACAGTAAATACCCTGcacccagctcctcctcctcctcctcatcctcctcgtCTTCCTCATCCCCATCCTCCGTCAATTACTCCGAGTCCAACTCAACAGATTCCACCAAGTCCCAGCCCCACAGCAGCACCAGTAACCAGGAGACCAG TGACAGTGAGATGGAGATGGAAGCAGAGCATTACCCCAATGGTGTGCTGGAGAGTGTGTCCACACACATTGTCAATGGCGCCTACAAGCATGAGGACCTGCAGACAGATGAGTCCAGCATGG ATGATGGGCATCCTCGGCGGCAGCTCTGTGGGGGCAACCAGGCTGCCACAGAAAGGATTATCCTGTTTGGTCGCGAGTTGCAAGCACTGAGTGAGCAGCTGGGCCGGGAGTATGGCAAGAATTTGGCTCACACGGAGATGCTGCAG GATGCATTTAGCCTGCTGGCGTACTCAGATCCCTGGAGCTGCCCAGTTGGCCAGCAGCTTGACCCCATCCAGAGGGAGCCTGTGTGTGCTGCCCTCAACAGCGCCATTTTAG AGTCTCAGAACCTGCCAAAGCAGCCCCCTCTGATGCTCGCCCTGGGTCAGGCATCTGAATGTCTACGGCTCATGGCCAGAGCGGGCCTGGGATCTTGCTCCTTTGCCAGAGTCGACGACTACTTGCACTAG